From Laspinema palackyanum D2c, one genomic window encodes:
- a CDS encoding eCIS core domain-containing protein, with product MAHKKLPKSSVKTSPASGTFQAPRPFSERKSPGVAQDAPQQDIQRSLSNSNRLGQISIYPPTSEAPVLQPKLTIGAANDHYEKEADQVAHQVVTKIHSPAFRTPQPQANESIQRQIGPRSAVMRKPTGQGQSVTATPDLEASIRAARSSGHPIRPSIREPMEQAFGSDFSQVRIHSNAQSDQLNRSIQARAFTTGQDIFFRQGEYNPDSRAGQELMAHELTHVVQQTGQIRRQTVSGGSRARRDRLRTEQPRPSRIILGEEIQIQARPATDIVIRLQDETGGGVRAITPSEVASIRVGILNEDGVQEDGLSSQWDRDRGSIVLDESPPINQILGSSITPDEALRIQEENFPEERWLPLTSGGVIRFTERALPARFQVQIRIDFRNGESVTRIATIQSGGDTSTSGETVIENEYRELNFRFVIQGDVGTTTTQESQSDAITGQAQIGRGPNGVAMTGTVGGTTTTTRGRSVSRQGNRYSFQLYRLQRR from the coding sequence ATGGCTCACAAAAAGCTCCCCAAATCTTCAGTTAAAACCTCTCCAGCCTCGGGAACATTTCAGGCTCCTCGTCCTTTCAGCGAACGAAAGTCCCCAGGTGTTGCTCAAGATGCGCCACAACAGGACATTCAGCGTTCACTGTCAAATAGCAACCGTCTAGGACAAATTTCTATCTATCCACCGACCTCTGAAGCACCCGTCCTGCAACCTAAGCTAACAATTGGCGCAGCGAACGACCACTATGAAAAAGAAGCTGACCAGGTGGCTCATCAAGTTGTCACAAAAATTCATAGTCCAGCTTTTCGCACTCCTCAGCCTCAAGCCAATGAGTCCATTCAGCGACAAATTGGGCCACGCAGTGCAGTGATGAGAAAGCCGACAGGTCAGGGTCAATCTGTAACAGCAACCCCTGATTTAGAAGCCTCCATTCGAGCCGCCCGCAGCAGTGGACATCCAATCAGACCGAGCATTAGAGAGCCGATGGAGCAAGCATTTGGCTCAGATTTTAGTCAGGTTAGAATTCATAGCAACGCGCAATCGGACCAGTTAAATCGCTCCATTCAAGCTAGAGCCTTTACCACCGGGCAAGATATTTTCTTTAGGCAAGGCGAATATAATCCAGATAGTAGAGCAGGGCAAGAATTGATGGCCCATGAGTTGACTCATGTGGTCCAGCAAACAGGCCAGATCCGCAGACAAACAGTTTCAGGGGGTAGTCGCGCTAGAAGAGATCGCTTGCGTACTGAACAGCCTAGACCGTCTAGAATCATCCTAGGAGAAGAGATCCAAATTCAGGCTAGACCTGCTACAGATATAGTTATTCGGTTGCAAGATGAAACAGGGGGAGGAGTGCGAGCTATTACTCCTTCAGAAGTAGCCAGCATAAGGGTTGGGATTTTAAATGAGGATGGTGTTCAAGAAGATGGTCTATCTAGCCAATGGGATAGAGATAGAGGTTCTATTGTACTAGATGAAAGTCCTCCTATTAATCAAATCCTTGGTAGTAGCATTACCCCTGATGAAGCCTTACGCATTCAAGAGGAAAATTTCCCGGAAGAGCGTTGGCTCCCCTTAACATCAGGAGGAGTAATCAGATTCACAGAACGTGCTCTACCCGCTCGCTTTCAAGTTCAAATTCGGATTGATTTCAGGAATGGAGAGAGTGTTACGCGAATAGCCACTATTCAATCAGGAGGTGATACATCTACTTCAGGGGAAACAGTTATTGAGAATGAATATCGAGAACTTAATTTCCGTTTTGTCATTCAGGGTGATGTTGGTACAACCACAACCCAAGAAAGCCAAAGTGATGCCATAACAGGTCAAGCCCAAATCGGAAGAGGTCCTAATGGCGTCGCCATGACTGGAACCGTAGGAGGCACAACAACAACAACACGTGGTCGTTCTGTTAGTCGTCAAGGTAATAGATACAGTTTTCAGCTCTATAGGCTACAGAGACGTTGA
- a CDS encoding energy transducer TonB gives MTVSTVSAKGREQQEKQIARFIKFSLIGSAVVHLAALAFVMPLINLKSEGTEEPIEFIVLEESTPTAEDSIPEPEAVPSATPQPMPESEAIESATPEPTPEMMPESEAIESPTPEPTPELMPEPEAIASATLEPEAIESPTPEPTPELMPEPEVIESPTPEPTPELISEAEPLDAAQETAVAEVPEAIATPSSDLEAEPLSRQRPPEPIEDPAPMPPQEMSPFTNSSPLDPGHNSRITNSQDISQGSMVTESVTPERLPQVPDVKIVQETWGGPSPVRYDSPFNPGVIVTGESEDPFESNLDRLSEPWNETGGTPEENEGQVPGGEADSTLGETRSLGNESGPEDSACRRCDPPPYPQIAFDNAWEGTVILIADIAPDGTVISVDIQQPSPYPILDNAAKEQVKTWIFDPSEGGQQGLVIPVLFAL, from the coding sequence ATGACGGTTTCAACAGTTTCTGCAAAAGGGCGAGAACAACAAGAGAAGCAGATTGCCCGATTTATTAAATTTAGTCTGATCGGGTCAGCGGTGGTGCATCTGGCGGCCCTGGCATTTGTGATGCCTTTGATTAATTTAAAATCGGAGGGAACTGAGGAACCGATCGAATTTATTGTCTTGGAAGAGTCTACACCAACAGCGGAAGACTCGATACCGGAACCGGAGGCGGTACCATCTGCCACTCCACAACCGATGCCGGAATCGGAGGCAATAGAATCTGCTACCCCGGAACCCACCCCCGAAATGATGCCGGAATCGGAGGCAATAGAATCTCCCACCCCAGAACCCACTCCGGAACTGATGCCGGAACCCGAGGCGATCGCCTCTGCTACCCTAGAACCCGAGGCAATAGAATCTCCTACCCCAGAACCTACTCCGGAACTGATGCCGGAACCCGAGGTAATAGAATCTCCCACCCCAGAACCCACTCCGGAACTGATATCGGAAGCTGAACCCCTGGATGCAGCGCAGGAAACCGCAGTCGCCGAAGTACCCGAAGCGATCGCCACGCCGAGCTCGGATTTGGAGGCAGAACCGTTATCCAGACAGAGGCCCCCGGAACCTATTGAAGACCCGGCCCCCATGCCGCCCCAGGAGATGTCTCCCTTTACGAATTCTTCCCCTTTGGACCCCGGGCATAATTCCAGAATTACTAATTCTCAGGACATCTCACAGGGTTCGATGGTGACGGAATCCGTTACTCCAGAACGACTGCCGCAGGTCCCCGACGTCAAGATTGTTCAGGAAACGTGGGGAGGGCCCTCCCCGGTTAGATATGACTCGCCGTTCAATCCAGGGGTGATTGTCACGGGGGAATCCGAGGACCCCTTTGAGTCGAATCTCGATCGCCTGTCAGAACCCTGGAACGAGACTGGGGGGACTCCCGAGGAAAATGAGGGTCAAGTCCCAGGGGGTGAGGCGGATTCCACCCTAGGCGAGACTAGAAGTTTGGGAAATGAGTCGGGACCGGAAGACAGTGCCTGTCGTCGTTGCGATCCGCCCCCCTATCCCCAAATTGCCTTCGATAATGCCTGGGAAGGAACGGTAATTCTGATCGCCGATATCGCCCCGGATGGGACGGTGATTTCAGTAGACATTCAGCAACCCAGTCCTTATCCGATCCTCGATAATGCGGCTAAAGAGCAAGTTAAAACCTGGATATTCGACCCTTCAGAAGGGGGTCAACAGGGGCTGGTGATTCCAGTCCTGTTTGCACTTTAA